In Cydia amplana chromosome 2, ilCydAmpl1.1, whole genome shotgun sequence, the following proteins share a genomic window:
- the LOC134655371 gene encoding uncharacterized protein LOC134655371 — protein MVDEKDLVRKRGSCKGQLTLFTKYLGQLEESSLTQAEASQLQLRIGKIEALYELYDDVQTQLECSSDNLDAHMTERDEFQNNYFSVLSRAQDMLSNFIKKRDEFESCSNRGSRSGANNRKLVKLPTIQLPKFQGSYENWLGFRDTFTSLIHSNDDIDNINKFHYLRASLEGSAALVINSIQFSGSNYEVAWTLLCERYDNKRVLLQNHVSALFNIEPITKESSVHLKRLIDHVNKNLRCLESLGEPVKHWDTLLIHMISNKLDATTFREWEEHKGSFDKNVPISFDIFINFMRNRADLIETLELSSASSAGQSSQPAKIASKHRVLLSTQPTEPCVTSQSQICPKCNGEHSLNNCSQFLALSNIERLNLLPNYKVCFNCFRRDHYANHCKKAGCGICKRKHNALVHVTEHKHKTESSSCERPASPASTASPPAAASVPVLSARIRVATPHSNASEPDVGLLTTALIKVYGHDNREIIARAVLDNGSASCFMTEKMCQQLNLHTNQVNKSITGINKLKSHVGKTCQVPIKSLDDTYSTYLNCSVLPSISDEMPYQQIDISRMNIPSNICLADPNFHKPSEVDILIGANLFWNLLGSHKIELSDGQTILFQTKLGYIVAGPTNSGQVSAPSRINCYFTNVASCAINKLLDDETRTQLMRFQQSAKGCTKQSHHSSNRKLDRKHLTKVFTRQEDKIFSYM, from the coding sequence ATGGTTGATGAAAAGGATTTAGTTCGCAAGAGAGGCAGTTGCAAAGGTCAACTCACCTTATTTACTAAATACCTAGGCCAATTGGAGGAATCATCATTGACTCAAGCTGAAGCTAGTCAACTGCAGTTGCGTATAGGTAAGATTGAGGCATTGTATGAACTTTATGATGATGTACAGACACAGTTAGAGTGCAGCAGTGATAATTTGGATGCACATATGACAGAGCGAGATGAGTTTCAAAATAACTACTTCTCTGTACTTTCGCGGGCCCAGGACATGCTCagtaatttcattaaaaaacgTGACGAGTTTGAGTCATGTAGTAATCGTGGGTCGCGAAGTGGTGCAAATAATCGTAAGCTGGTTAAGCTGCCAACTATTCAGTTACCGAAATTTCAGGGTTCGTACGAGAATTGGCTAGGTTTCAGAGATACTTTCACAAGTCTGATTCATTCTAACGATGATATcgataacattaataaatttcattatttaagaGCATCGTTGGAAGGATCTGCGGCCTTGGTTATTAATTCTATTCAGTTTTCTGGGAGCAATTATGAGGTGGCATGGACACTCTTGTGTGAGCGGTACGATAACAAAAGGGTGCTATTGCAAAACCATGTATCTGCTTTGTTTAACATCGAGCCAATCACCAAGGAGTCGTCCGTGCATTTAAAACGGCTTATAGATCACGTAAACAAAAACTTGAGATGCCTAGAATCCCTAGGCGAGCCTGTCAAACATTGGGACACGCTCCTTATTCACATGATTAGCAATAAATTAGACGCTACGACATTTCGTGAGTGGGAGGAACACAAAGGAAGCTTTGATAAGAATGTACCcatttcatttgatatttttatcaattttatgcgGAATCGTGCAGATTTGATTGAAACCTTAGAGTTATCGAGCGCCTCTAGCGCCGGTCAATCTAGTCAGCCGGCTAAAATCGCATCTAAACATAGGGTTTTGCTTTCTACTCAACCCACTGAACCCTGTGTCACTTCTCAGTCTCAAATATGTCCGAAATGTAATGGTGAGCATAGCTTAAATAACTGCTCTCAGTTTCTCGCGTTAAGCAATATCGAGCGGCTTAATTTGCTGCCGAATTATAAAGTTTGTTTCAATTGCTTCCGACGAGATCACTATGCAAACCATTGCAAGAAGGCAGGTTGTGGAATTTGTAAGCGCAAGCATAATGCACTCGTTCATGTCACAGAGCATAAGCATAAAACGGAATCAAGTTCGTGCGAGCGGCCCGCGTCACCGGCTTCAACGGCGTCGCCGCCGGCTGCCGCCTCCGTCCCTGTGTTATCGGCTCGCATACGAGTAGCAACTCCACATTCGAATGCATCTGAACCAGACGTCGGACTACTAACCACTGCATTAATTAAAGTATATGGGCATGACAATCGCGAGATCATAGCCAGAGCAGTTTTGGATAATGGTAGTGCGTCTTGTTTTATGACTGAGAAGATGTGTCAGCAGTTAAATTTACATACTAATCAAGTAAATAAATCGATTACAGGCATAAACAAATTAAAGTCTCACGTAGGTAAAACGTGTCAGGTGCCAATTAAATCGTTAGATGACACCTACTCGACTTATTTAAATTGTTCTGTTTTGCCATCAATATCTGACGAGATGCCTTATCAACAGATAGACATATCACGAATGAATATTCCGTCTAACATCTGTTTAGCTGATCCTAACTTTCATAAGCCATCTGAGGTTGATATCTTAATTGGGGCTAACCTGTTTTGGAACTTGTTAGGGTCGCATAAAATTGAACTAAGTGATGGTCAGACGATACTATTTCAGACTAAGCTTGGGTACATAGTCGCAGGCCCAACAAACAGCGGTCAAGTATCGGCTCCATCGCGTATCAATTGTTATTTTACGAATGTCGCCTCTTGCGCTATTAATAAATTGCTTGACGATGAGACTCGAACCCAACTCATGCGGTTCCAGCAGTCTGCGAAGGGCTGCACTAAGCAATCTCATCATTCCTCGAACAGGAAATTGGATAGAAAGCATTTAACTAAGGTTTTCACTAGGCAAGAAGATAAAATATTCTCATATAtgtaa